The Tamandua tetradactyla isolate mTamTet1 chromosome 23, mTamTet1.pri, whole genome shotgun sequence genomic interval GTCAATGCCGGGGGGCGGGGCTTCGGGAGGAGGGGCGGGGGCGGCAGGCGGAGGACGCTGTGGGACGCCCGGGTTAGCGGCGCAGGGAGGGGCGGAGCTTGTGCGGAGGGGTGGGGGTCCgcgggaggggcggggcctgTGGGGAGGGTACGGGTCCGCGGGAGGGGCGGGGCCTCCTCACCAGAGCCCGGGGCCGAGAACCTGACCACGAAAGGCTCCCGGCTGAAGGTGTCCTCGGGGTCCGCGTAGTGGTACGTGTCCACGACCGACACCACATCCTTCCTGGGGACAGAGGGCGATGGTTGCGCTGGGTGGCCACATTCAGCCCCGACGCTCCCTCCCTGCGGCGCGCCCCTCACCTGTAGACGAACAGGTACATTTCCTTGTAGTGGTCCCGCCCCAGGGGCTCGCTGCTCACGAAGCGGTACTGGTGCTGGGACACGCTACGGAGACACGGACCGACGCGGGGTCAAGGCCCTGGGCCGAGGCCGGCGGTCCCCCACCCGAGTTGGCGACACGCGCGGCCCTACCCGCCGCACCTGTTGATCTCCTCCATGAGCGCGGATACGGCGCTCAAGTCGGGGTCCCGCACCTCCTGCACCAGGGCGACGTCATAGCCGGCCAGGATCTGGGGGAGGACCGCCGGGGGCGAGTCACGCGCGGCCGGTTCGCCCAGCTGCAGCCCCGCCCCGGGACGGCCTCACCTGTGCGATGACGCGGCCGCAGGCCGGGTCCGACACTTTGCTGTCGCCGAAGCTCTGGATGTTGAAGGCTCCGATGCGCAGCGCTGCGGCCCCGGCGGGCCCCAGCATCCAGAGCGTAGCCAGAAGGGCCCAGTGCCCCCCCATGGCACGGAGCCGGCGGGGCTGGAAGGGCAGAGGCTGCGCATGAGCGTGGACGAGCCAGAGCACCTACCGCGGGGACCGCGGTGTCCCAGCCGAGTCTGCCGCCACGGCCTGTAGCCGGTGCTAAGCATCCTGCACCTCCGTTCTTCTCTGTTCCAGGGGCCTCCCCAGAACGGTgcgcagggaaactgaggcccaggggagCCACCATACTCCGACCAAGCCCTGCTCAGTCCCACTCACACTTACCTGAGTTGAGGATGGCCTGGCAGAGGCTGAGGATCCCTGTCTTAATGGGGGTCCAGGGTCCAGGCTGGGGGCAGTCGACCATGGGCGGACAGCACAGGCTCAGTCCAGCACAGCTCAGACACCAGGACACGAGCTGGTATTTGAAGCCCTGGTCCAGGGAGGGGCCAGGATGCACCAGGTCCCGCCCCCAGGGCAGAGCCGGGCACCCCAACTCGTGGTCCCCATTCCCAGAGAGGCCCCTGAGGGGGCGTGCTGGGGATCCAGGCGGAGCCTTCAGGCACCCAGGCTTGTCTAAGGGTGCAGAAGCCCCTGCCCAGTCCCCAAGGGTGGTGCCATTGCTCAGGACTCTGGCCTTGTCCCCATCCTCAAAACTAGGTCACCCAGAACCTGCCTCCTTGAGCTGCttcataccccccaccccccaccccgggaaACAACTGGCCCAGGAAAGATGGCCCTGTTCCCGGACCCCACCTCCCGCTGCCTCCCAACACCCACCCCAGCTGAGGGGGGTGGGCAGAGACAAACTCGCTGgaggctgccccccaccccacgccccaCGTCCCTGGGAAGGAACACAGCCCCCACGGGCCCTGGGATGACTGGGCAGGGCAGTGACAGGAGGCAGCCTGTTAAGAGGCCAGGGGCGCCCACACGCCGCCTTGGTGTCGCCAGCACCAGGCTTGGCGCCTCTAGGTGGGGTGTCCTGACACAGCCGGGGAAAACCGGCCAGGGCAGTGGGCCAGCCTCCGCGGCTGCCGCTGCCACATCACAAGCTATGGTTTTCAGGTTTTATTGTAAAGagacaacaacaaaatctttATGTACACACTCCCACAACTCCCCAACTGTCAGTTCTGCACCCAGCTCCTTGTGCCCCAGCCGGCAGCAGGACGCGGCGGCTGAAGCTAGACGACAACCGTCTGCACCTCCAGCGGGCCCTCCTGCGAGGCGATGACCAGCTCGCCCGCGTGCTCCAGGATCTCGATGTCGTCGGAGGACACCATGGTCACGGTGGCCTGCTCGGTGCCACTGGCACCCGGGCGGGCTGTGAGCACCGTGCCCTCGCTGATGGCTGAGGCCAGGGTCATGGCCACCTGCTCCGTCAGGCTCTCGGGGGTGGCGATGGTGATGGTGTCGGCAGCGGCCGCCTCGGGCCCAAGCGCCGCCTCCTGGTCCACGGTCACATTCTGCACGATGATCTGGTGTGCTGTGCCCGCCTGGTGCACAATGCGCTGCACCACCTCCATGATGCGGCTGTCCACCTGTGGGCGGCGCCGTGAGCCCGCGCCAGCGCCcggccaccccaccccactccggGCCCTCACCTCCGTCTGGGTGCCCTCGATGACCTCCGTGGCTTCGCTGGTCTCCGCGTCGTCTGCGGTGGCCTAGACAGCGGGCCTGGGGTCAGCCAGAGTCGCCTGGGgtcccgcccccgccccacctGCCCCCGCCCACCTCAATGATGTACTCCTGGGTGTCGGCCACCACGGACGAGAACTCCACCAGCACAGTGTGCGGGTCCTCGGCCAGGACGGCGGCAGCAGCTGAGGGGCCCTCCTCAGACACCAGCAGCTCCTCCACCTCCAGCAGGCAGCCCCCTGCatggtgggtggggtgggcacAGTCAGGGTGCCGCCCggcccagcccctccagcccGCCCGCCCGGGCGCCCCCACCTTTGGTGCGCAGGTGCCGGTTGAGCGTGCCATGCTCGGCGAAGCCGCGGCCGCAGCGGTAGCACTTGAAGGGCTTCTCGCCCGTGTGGTGCCGCACGTGGCGCACGAGCGAGCCTTTCTCCCGGAAGCCCCGACTGCAGAACTGACACACGTGCGGCTTCTCCTCCAGGTGTGTCCGAAAGTGCACCTGCTGCGCGTTCTGCAGAGACCGGCACTCAGGCCtcggcccctcccccaccatccCCGGGCCCTGGGCAGGCTGAGACGGGGGTGCCGGGGGGGGgcctcagggagggcagggccaggcagGGCACGGGGCGGGGCAGGCACCTTGGTCTTGTAGCGCTTGCCACACTCGGGGCAGGGGTAGGGCCGCTCGTCCGAGTGGACGCGCCGGTGCCCGCGGACGTGGGCGATGGTCTTGTAGAGCTTCCCACACTCCCCGCAGCGGAAGCGCCGCTCGTGCACATGCACCTCCTGGTGCTTCTTGAGCAGGTaggccttggggaaggccttGCCACACTGCGCGCAGGAGAACGGCCGCGGCCCTGCAGCCATGTGCGTGTCAGGCCAAGGCCATCCCCCGCCCATGGGCCACCCCTGCCCACTTCCCTGCCACCCACCTGCATGGCCCCTCTTGTGAGCCTCCAGGGTGGCCGCTGTGGGGAAGGCCTCGCTGCACTGGGGGCACGGGTGGGCCCTGGGCACACCTGCAGCCTCGCCAGCCACCTGCTGAGGGACCACAGGTACCCATCCTGCACCCACCCAGAAAACAGGACCCACGGGGTCAGCCCCGTCAGCCCCACACTGGCTCCCCAGGAAGCAGGGAGCCCACCAATGGACCTGCCACAGCAGGAAGCACTGCAGGGGGCCGGCAGCTGGACGGTGAGGGGACGGGACCCAGACCAGGCCCAGAGAGTACCCACAGCCGCCCAGGCACCTACTGTCTCCAGCTGCTCCAGCTCCAGCAGGGGCAGCTCCGGGGGGCTGTCTCCCAGGCACTGGGGGCTGGGCTCAGCAGCAGGGCCTGCCGCCAGGGCAGCCCCCTCCTCTCCAGCCACTCGCTCCAGGACAATGCCCGAGTTCTGCATGGCCTGACGCAGCAGGTTCTCACGGCCACCCTCGCTGGCACCGGGGGGCTCCTCAGGGGCCGGGGGCTGCAGACCAAGTGGGCAGAAGGAGCATACTGCAGCCACCCTCGCAGGAGGCCCCACAGCCACAAGCCCAGCCCTCACCTGCCCTGACCCCTGCCCACTCTCCCCCGTCTCCCACCCGGGGTGTTGTTTATGGACAGGACTGCCATTCCTAAGTGTCTCCCCCACAAACAGACTGAGCTCCAGGAAGGCGGGTCCTGGTCAGTCCAGTCTCCACTGTCCAGTGCCCAAGACAGACAGAAGTTTGCAAGGAGTAGATGGAGGACAGAAATGAACAGAACTCCTGCAAGCACCCCTATACCAGCCCCCACCTCTGGGCCCAGGGcccctcctccccctgccccacctccGGGCCCAGGGCTTTCGCGCCCAGGGGCAGCTCCTGCATCTGGACGTGGACTTCGTGGATGACGGTGCCCTTGGCATCCGTCACCAGGTGGATCACAGGTGACATCTCCACAGCCTCCTCTGTTACTGATGACGTGACCGCTCCCACGCTGGAGGCGCCAGACCCTTAGAGGCACAGCCAAGGGCCCTTGAGGAACCTGCTACAGGCCCAGGAAGGGAAGCCCAAGGGATCCAGCCCCCAGGCTCCGAGGCCCTGCTGACCTGCAGCTCCATCCGCCCTGCCGACAAGCATGTCCTTGCTCATGCCGAAGCGGATCTTTTCCGTGCACGGGGTGAGAGACTTGAGGTGCCGGGTCAGGGCGCCCGACTCACGGAAGCTCTTCCCACACTTGGCACACTTATAGGGGCGCTCGTCTAGAGAGAGGAATCAGCCCCGCGTGGCATGCCGGGCACCCAAGGGAAGGCAGACACGGAGCACCACCTGAGGCTAGGAGCACGAGGCCCAGGAGGTGGGCACCAGGGGGAGGATGCAGAGACCCGGAGGGAGAGGCAGGTGAGTACCCTGGGTGGGGCAGGCAGGCACCCTGAAGAAGGGGAGAGGATACCCGGAGGGATGAAGGAGGCACCCAGGGGTGGACACCAGGGAGAGGATGCAGATACTGGGGTAGATGGCAGACACCCTGGGCAGGGGAGGCAGGTGGGCACCCGGGGGAGGCAGGCACCCAGCACTCCAGGTGGCAGGTGGCCCCAGCTCACCTGTGTGCCGCCGGTGGTGCCGGATGAGCGAGCCCTTGGTCCGGAAGGAGGCTCCACACAGCTTGCAGGCGTGGTCCTTGCGGCTGCTGTGGGTGACCATGTGGGCCTTGAGAATGCTGCCCtgtggggggagggtggtaaggCTCCGGGCACATCCTGAGGCCGGGCAGGGGCTGGGCAAGGCCTGCAGCCCGGGCTCACCGTCTTGAAGGTCTTGTGGCACAGCAGGCACACGTAGCGGCCGTCCTTGTTCACCAGCAGCTTGACCTGGGCCGGCTCAGCCTCCGCAGCGAGCCCCGCGCCCTGGGGAGAGGGGCTGCCCGGGACCTCCGCCATCTCTCTGTCCCCCGCCGGCTCAGCCTTGACTGCTACAATGACCTCTTTGATGTGCCCGCCACCTGGGAGAGGCAGATCCCGCATCAATCTCAGCCTGGGTTGGGCCCCTCTGCATACCCTCACCCAGGGACACTGCTGGGGGCCGCGCAGCATGGGAGGCTTTGGGCTCTGGCCAGGCCCAGGGCACACGCAGCACTGGAATGACCTGAGGCCCTGGGAGGTAGCCTGAAGGCGGGAAGAACCTGTGGCCCCTCGGAGCTGCCAGGGACGGACCCAGAAATGCCAGGGGCGGCGGCCTTAAGATGCATGGGGCTCCTGCCACTCCAGGGCAGATGGGACCCAGCTCTCCTTTCCAGGGAGGACAGGCTCTCCAGGGGCCACCAGCTGGCCAGCGGGAGCCCTGGCCCTGGGCAGGACGGCACGGCTTAGAAGAGCCAACCCGTGCACGGCAGCTCAGACAGCCCGAGGAGAGGAAGCTGGGCTTTCGCACTGCTCATGGGGTGTTGAAATATGACAACGTGTAAAGCTAAGCTGTAAACACACTTCACAATTTCTGCTCATATAAACAATGTGTGGGAAACGGTTGTGAAGCTGCTCCCTAGACACAACCAGAATGCGGCTGGCATCTCGTCTGGACTGGTCATCCCCTGGGAGCAGCATCACCGTGACTCAGGAAGCCCTGAAGGGCCCTGGCTGGCACGACCACTGGACAAGGGCAATGCCCCCACACCCCACAGCTGCCCTCTGATCTCCCAAAGAGGACAGACGTAACCTCCCAGAGAGGACAAGGGGGCTGAGAACAAGGGGGGACCTGGAAGGGGGAAGAGCATGGCTTCTTGAGTGAGCCCAGAGGGGACCCAAGCTTGTTTGTAGGAAACAGGCAAGAGTACCTGGAGGGAGGAGACGCAGGCACACCAGGGAGCCCCATGAGGCCCACTGGCCAGGACCCCCGCCCACCAGGCCCGGCCCAGCTCCCACACTGCCCAGTCCATGATACCCCAACAGCTGGGGCATGGGCTTCAGTTTGTTTCTCTCTGCACAGAGCTAAATGGCAGGCTGGGTGGCCCTGGGCTCAGTCCCCTGATGCAGCTGACTGGCCAAAAGGTCCCTTTAGGGACCCCAAGATGCCTGTGGGGGGAAGGACGCACCAAGGGCGCACTGAGAGACAGGGCGCAGGAGCCCAGAGGTGCTACTTGAACCCAGGAAACTCGTTTTTCCCAAATGACACCATCCTCCTGCCCCAGAAACCAAGTGCCAGGCCAGGATAGAGCACAGCCCCACCTCCCTCATGACAGCATTCCTGTCCCTATGTGGCAATGCAGGAATGGCCTCTGCCCACTGGAATGCTGGGGGCAGCATGGAGACAGGCTCAGGTGCTGCAGCTGCCTCCCTGCGGTGGAGGCCATGCAGAACCTGCCAGAGGCTCCTCCTACAACCCCACCACCCCCTCTTCCTGCTCCAGCCCTTCCCAAGGCCTTCCCAAGGCCAAGTTCTACCTGCTGTCCAAACCCACTTCCTGACCAGCTACCCACTGACCCACCTACCTGCCTGTGCCCCGCCCCAAATAATGACCACTTCCTTCCTGACTGCCCACTGCATCAGGCCCAACCCAGCTTCCCACTGGCATGTGCAGAGCAGGCTTTGGGCCCAGCTGTCACCTACCTGCCTGGGTACCCAGGTGCTCCTGGTTCTGCTTTCCTgcctccccacccagccccaaTGAGTGAGGGCTCGACCCTGAGCCTGACCTCTCCTAATGCCCCCTCGGCCACTGCACATCAGCACGGTACTTGGACCTAGAAGACAAGCTCACACGGACATCTAGCATGGTACTGCATGCTCACAAATGCTCCATAAGGTCTCACAGCAGCCCAGAGTCAGCAAGCACCAGGGGGTGACAGTCCAGGGCAGGGAGCAAGTCACCAAGTAGGGAGTGAGAGGGACACCCCACTCCAAGCTGCACTGACCTCCAGAGCTAACTGCTGGGGCAGGCTGTGCAGAGCCCTGGAGGGACTGGCTGGGGGCAGGAAAGCAGAACCAAGAGTGGGCGGAAGCATGAGGTGGGGGAGTCCCAGGAGAGCCAAGGCAGAATCTGGGAAAACACCGCTCAAGGAGCAGCCAGCACAGGACTAGGCATAAAGCAAAGACTTCCAGAGACTGGACTGTGCCCTCAAGCTGAGGCTGGCGTGAGTAGCCTCTGGcagccctgccctgggggagGCTCCCTTAAGGCCCTCTACCCTCCAGCCCCACCACATCAGCCACACCTCGACACAGAGAAAGCCCCACACAGACAGCCAGGGGCAGTGGCCTGGCTTACCCACAACGTCAGGTGCGTGGCTGATGTCGGCTGCCAGGGAGGCCGCCTCCACCACGATGTGGGCCATGGCGATGGACTCCTCAGTGTCCGGTGACACTGCCACCTGCCAACAGAGAACAGCGACAGAGGGGAGGCTTGTGGGGCTCCAGAACCCCCCAGAGAAGAGGCCTGGGCACCCTTGGTCAGCTTGAGAACATGAGCCTGGGCTCTGGGTTGCTGAGGGATGGTGGAGTGGGCTGGCCCCTCGAACCCTCTGTGCTGGGAGAACCTGGGGCTCAGCCCCATCACTTTCACGCCTCCACCACCGAGGGCCAAGCATGGCAGACTCGACCACTGCAGGGAGGACAAGTGAAGGAAGTGACCAACAAACTGGCATGGCACGGCCGGCTGTGCAGGAATGAAGGCACGGGCTGCCCCTGATCCCAGGCAGGTGGAAGGAAGGCCTGGGTTTGTAGGCTGGGGCCTCAGGAAGGGGCTGGTTTGAGAGCACAGGGTCAAGGAGGATGACCCAGGTTAAAATGTCATCTAGGCTGTTCCCCTGCAGTGCCTGAGGCAACTGACTCCTCTCTAAGCCTCCTGTCCTGCTTCTGTAAAGTGAGGGTGACATGCGCCCAGCCCACAGAGGTGGCGTGAGAATTTGCAGCCACTGCAGTGCAAAGCCCCAACCACACCATGAGGGCTCATCGAGGGCGGCTGCTTTTAAAGGAGCAAAGAGACCCAAGATCCCCGGGAACGAGGTGGTCTGGGCAGGACACAAGCCCAAAGGACACCCCTGAGCCAGGCCAGGTCCCCCAGGTTCCAGGAAAAAGGGCCCACAGGCCCCAAGTGGAGCTACTGAGAAGGCAGGACCATCCCAAGCCACCCCAGAAAGCCCAGAGCACCGCCAGGCACAGGGCCCAGATCCGCCCAGTGGATGCCTGTGGAGGCACCAAACAGGGTGGGGTGCAGTGTGGGCTGccagcctgggggggggggggctcaccTCCTCGTCCAGCAGTGCTGCAGCGGCAGCAGGGGCAGCAGGCAGGGCCTCCTGAGGGGCTCGCTGGCAGGCCTTCTGCATCTTGTGCTGGACGAAGTCCTCCAAGGCGGTGAACTCGGCCTGGCAGCGACCACATCTGTGCACGTCGTCCTCATCTGCCACAAGCCTGCCATCAGGGAAGCCCAAGCAGGGACCAGGCCGACCAGGCCATCGTGTGGCCACCCTTCCACCCGCAAGCCAAATCTCCTGAAGGATGGCAGCAGGCCCCACAGCTCCGTCCCTGGAGCTCCCACAGGCTGCTAAGGAACCCAGGGTGGCAGAGGCAGTGCCGGCCCCATGGGGAGCAGTGGGCAGCACTGCGTGACCCTGACCTCCCCTTGGCTGCCAGAATCCACTGAGTCAGGCATGCCCAGAGCCCCCCACTTCAGATGTGGAGGTGGGATTTGCCCAAGCTAGTGTGCAGACAGTGAGGCCGGAGTTGTGCCCACCAGGGCTCGTGTGAACCGCATGAAGTCTCCGTCTTAGAGGTCGTTCCCTTATCTGTAGAGGGGGCCAGAGCCAGCCTACGTGTCACCACAGGGATTCAGGGCGCTGATGCCTGTGCCGAGGGGGTGGGGCCTCTTAACCATGACCACCCTTCTCTCACTCTGACTTGCTGCTTCACTGTTGCCAAACGAGCATCACCCCACTTTCTAGAGGGGCTCTGCACCCAAGGCCAGCCAGGCTCTGACCTACCCAGGCCTTCCCCAGGATCTGCAGGAGAGATTTCACAGTCCCTAGGGGCCCCCTGTGAGCCAGGCACCTCACTGGGGACTTCTCCAAATCCTGCCAGCACCTTTGCTCAttcccattttggaaaaacaatcTGAGAGTCAAGGTCATCCAGCTGATGTCAGGGCCAGAACCCAAACTAAGGGTCGAGTGCAGATGTCCTGCAGTCAACACTAAGGGACATAGAGAGGAGCTGCTTCTCTGCTTCTGTACACATCTGCCAGTTCCCACCAGCTCATGCTCAGTCCCACGCCAAGGTCAAACCTTGGGCCTGGTGCATGAAGGAGCCTGGCCAATGTTTGCTAACTAGAGACTGAACAAAGGGCCACATCACAGTCATGACTCGCCCACAGAAGGCTACCTAACAGAGGGGTGGGTTCAGCCAAGAACTGAGATACCCGCTCCCTCCCCACTCGCTGAGTCTGGGCACCAGGGTGTTGTGGTTGAAGGAGCCCCTGCTCCAGGCGAGAGCACATCCAGCCATTCCACGCTGAGACAAGGCCACAGGCAGGCAGAGGATGGCAGTCTCCAAAGGGACCCCTCTCTAGGCAGGCAGCACTCTGAGGGGCACTGACCCTCTCCAAAGTGGAAGAGGAAGGGACATGGAAGAAAGGTACAAAGACTGTGTATCCTGTGGGGACAAAGACTGCCCCCCAATATCACTGGCCAAATCCCTTCTTAATGGGCCCGGTTTGCAGCCTCACAGGACAAGCTCAGGGGACCAAGACAGGCGGTCTTGGTCCCAAAACTGTCAGTAGCCACATGCCAATCACTAACGGCATCCCTGGCGCTGTCTGAGTGCACTACAGACTgcctctattttcatttttcaccagCAATCTACGAGGCAGCCAAATCCAGAAGTTAAGGGGTGGGCTGGGGAGTCACTGTCCCAGGGTTCTATCATGACCTTGCTACCTACTTACTAGCTAGGTAACCTGGAAGCCACTTTCTCAGCACTGACTTGaattttcttcatccataaaatggaaataatcgtAACAACTATAGCACACCCTGGCAGGAGTGGTTTGAAGACGAGAAGACCTGACACAGAGTGTTTGATACATCATTAGCTGCAATAGCCACCCCATTCCTTAAGGGGAAATGGAAGCTCAGAGGGGCGTGGTCACCTGCCCAGGATCAAAGAGCTGGAAAGTGGCAGGTCTGCGACAGAGCCTGCAGGCTGGCTACGGTGCACTGGTTCTCCACCACTGGGCCTTGCTGCCTGGGGGCCCCACGACCGGGCTAGCCCGGGACCCCGAGCACGGAGAGGCCCGAAGTCCCGCTCCCCTGCAtcctccagccccaccccagccctagaCCCGGCCCGGAACCTAGTGGCCCCGTCAGGTGTCAGGTCAGTAGGAGGGGACCCTGCTCAGCACCGGGAGGCAGAGTGGGACTGGGCCGAGGGCCTGAGCGGACAGGGCTGGCAGGTGGGGATGGTCTGCAAGGTCTACACGGTCAGCTCCCGGAGGGTGGGGCACTCGTGAGCGCGGGCGGGGACAGAGCACTGGGGCCCACGGGGGTGACGGACGCCCGCAGCAGAAGCCCGCGAAGGCCTAAGGAAACCTTGGGGAGCTCGTGGAGGGCCGTGGGGGCCGCGGGGACTCGGAAGGTCTGTCGCGCCCGCCGGGCCCGTGGAGGTCCCGATGGCGTGGCGGCCCCACGCCGGCCGCGCCCAGACCCGTCTGGTCCCGTTACCTTCCTCGCCGAAGGGCGCCGGGAGGCCCAGGAAGCCGCCAGGAGCCAAGGCCGCCGCTGCCGCCACCCCACCCTCGCCCGCTCCCCGCCCGGCCTCGGCCGGGGCTCCTGCCGTATGCGCGGCCGTCACCCGCACTGCCATCGCGCCCTCCATGTCGCAACGCGCCGCAGGAAGATGGCGGATTTACGACCGTGTCGTCATAACAACGGGTCGTGCCGAGGCGAGCGAGAGGGGAAGCCGAGAAGGCGGTGGGGCGGAGTCAGGGCGGGTGATGGGCAGGCGGTGGGGCGGGGCCTGAGGGGGTGACTGAACGCTGAGGCGGGGCCCGGCTTACCGAGAAAGGACGCGGCGAAACCGGCTGCGTGGAGCATGGTTGGGTTGGAGCAGACTGGCaggcggcggggcggggccggaggCTGGGAGGGCGGGGCCTGACCTGGGGGCGTGGTCAGGTTTGAAGAgagcggggcggggcgggcccaCAGCTGACACGAAGGGTTAGTTGGGCCCGGCCCCCGACCCCCGACTCCTGGCCCAGACCGCGGACCCGGAGCCCCGAACCCCGACCCCCGGCGCAGGCCTGGGTGCGGGAACCTCCCTCCACCCCTGCGGGCTCCGCGGACGGCGCCGAGTGCGGGGGCGTCCTGCGGAGGCTCTGCGAAGCCCTTAATTCTTTTTACGGGAATACTTAATTAGTGCTTGGAGGTAGGGCCCTACAGCCTCCCCTCATGCAAGGTTCCCACCGCGCCGTCAGAAGGACGGAGGTGCCGGCCACGCTGCACCCTAGGGGTCGCGAGAAGAGGGAGGAGCACATGCAAACAGCCTCGCGCGGGCGGCTCCGCGCGAATGAAGTGCCCGCCAGCCCGCAGGGGGCGCTCGCGGGGTACTGCTCGCGGCGGGGGCGAGCGCGCGGGGACGAGGGTAAGGTtcccttttggggtgatgaagacGTTTGGGAACCGCGTGGTCGCACAGCCTTGTGAATGTATTAAGTGCCCCTGATGGTGCACTTTAAAGGGGGCTGTTTTACGTTATGTGACGTTCACGGCAgttaaaaaatgctatttttaaaaaacatatggtCAATCTATTCTTATTGAAAGCAGCAGCACCGGTGAAAAATAACAATCCATcagtgaaataaataataaaacgaTACACTGAACTAgggatttaaaattcaaattcttaaagatgaaaatgtataaataattgTAAATGTTTTTAGGAATCTTCCTGCCAGGAGGTGAAATCTGTTGCAAGGCTGAATTTATAAGCTATGGGAAGGTTGGTTATTAAGGAGCAGAATAATTCCTCCTTTGCACAGAGACTAGTGGATGGCAATTCTATGGCCCAATGGGTTTtaatcagatggagatgtgactgtcaACAAAATAAAGCTATTGTTGCAATTCTTCCTGCTAGGATCTATCTACTGTTCtttattcattaaattttaatttttttacgtGTGCTGACTTCTTGGATAGTCAAAAGCTGGACACCTGAATTCTAAACCATCACCCAACACAAATCTCAAGCATTCTCCGGAGAAAAGATACCTGGCAGCTTTTAGCTTCTTAGATTCCAAATATCAATCCTTTTTCTGAAACCAGGCTAGTAAATTTGACCTTTCATTCCTGAGTTCTGGTCCTGCTATGAGAAAAAGaccttttatttcaaaatataaattagtgTTTTTCAAATTTGAGTCATGATCAGAatcacctttttaaaattgtaaattgcCAGTCAATCTCTGAGATAGGTCCAGGTGATTTTGACTTATTTGAGAGCTACTAATTTAAACTGCCTCCCTGTGCCCTCCAGGAATGTGCATTTAGATAAATTATCTGGGATGGTGGAGTAGGGGTGGGTCGTTATGTACGTATAGAGCAAATGTAAATGGTATATAGGCAGAAAAAAGATGGAGAACTATTTTTCATTAATAGGACTGAAAAAATGAACATATCAGAAATACATATTCAAATGAAAATACGAAATGCATTCCAAAGTAAAATGAACTTTTTTGGATTATCTGTTATTGGATTATCAACAATATTTCATTAGCCCAGAGTATAGAAAAAGTACAGTTGAAAACACCATTCCACCAGATTGCATTTCCAAATGACCCTTTATTACAGAATACAATAAGAAAAAGGTattcaaaatgaacaaataagaaCCATCAACCCTATTTACAGTGTGAGCATAAGTCAGTCTCCAGGAATCCCCAGTGGCCAGCGGCTCAGGTGTTCCCGGGGCCAGCCCTACCTGGAGCCCCAGAATCAGGTAGATAAGCCCCGCCCCCTCAGCACTGCCGGCCTCCAGGGTAGGCTGAGCACAGACACCAGGGTCCCTCAGGGGGAGCGGGACCTCTGCTCGGGAGGAGCAAGCAGGCACCCAGAGGAGCTGCCCCACGCGCAGGATGTCAGGAGACAGGTGGAGTCACTGGATCGGGCTAAGGTAACAGCCGGGTGCTTCCTGCAGGTCTCTAGCTGCTGCAGGGATTTAAGCAGAGGGAGTGGCCGAAGGCTTTTCCAGAGCTGCTATGCAGAAGAAAGACTGAGCTTCCCCAAGCCCCTGGCCTCCAGGGTGGGTGGTCGCTGGGAGGGGAAAACAGGAGGAGGGGCAGGTTTCCGTTTGTTAAAGCTGCCCGA includes:
- the E4F1 gene encoding transcription factor E4F1 isoform X3, which gives rise to MLHAAGFAASFLDEDDVHRCGRCQAEFTALEDFVQHKMQKACQRAPQEALPAAPAAAAALLDEEVAVSPDTEESIAMAHIVVEAASLAADISHAPDVVGGGHIKEVIVAVKAEPAGDREMAEVPGSPSPQGAGLAAEAEPAQVKLLVNKDGRYVCLLCHKTFKTGSILKAHMVTHSSRKDHACKLCGASFRTKGSLIRHHRRHTDERPYKCAKCGKSFRESGALTRHLKSLTPCTEKIRFGMSKDMLVGRADGAAGSGASSVGAVTSSVTEEAVEMSPVIHLVTDAKGTVIHEVHVQMQELPLGAKALGPEPPAPEEPPGASEGGRENLLRQAMQNSGIVLERVAGEEGAALAAGPAAEPSPQCLGDSPPELPLLELEQLETQVAGEAAGVPRAHPCPQCSEAFPTAATLEAHKRGHAGPRPFSCAQCGKAFPKAYLLKKHQEVHVHERRFRCGECGKLYKTIAHVRGHRRVHSDERPYPCPECGKRYKTKNAQQVHFRTHLEEKPHVCQFCSRGFREKGSLVRHVRHHTGEKPFKCYRCGRGFAEHGTLNRHLRTKGGCLLEVEELLVSEEGPSAAAAVLAEDPHTVLVEFSSVVADTQEYIIEATADDAETSEATEVIEGTQTEVDSRIMEVVQRIVHQAGTAHQIIVQNVTVDQEAALGPEAAAADTITIATPESLTEQVAMTLASAISEGTVLTARPGASGTEQATVTMVSSDDIEILEHAGELVIASQEGPLEVQTVVV
- the E4F1 gene encoding transcription factor E4F1 isoform X2 — its product is MEGAMAVRVTAAHTAGAPAEAGRGAGEGGVAAAAALAPGGFLGLPAPFGEEDEDDVHRCGRCQAEFTALEDFVQHKMQKACQRAPQEALPAAPAAAAALLDEEVAVSPDTEESIAMAHIVVEAASLAADISHAPDVVGGGHIKEVIVAVKAEPAGDREMAEVPGSPSPQGAGLAAEAEPAQVKLLVNKDGRYVCLLCHKTFKTGSILKAHMVTHSSRKDHACKLCGASFRTKGSLIRHHRRHTDERPYKCAKCGKSFRESGALTRHLKSLTPCTEKIRFGMSKDMLVGRADGAAGSGASSVGAVTSSVTEEAVEMSPVIHLVTDAKGTVIHEVHVQMQELPLGAKALGPEPPAPEEPPGASEGGRENLLRQAMQNSGIVLERVAGEEGAALAAGPAAEPSPQCLGDSPPELPLLELEQLETVAGEAAGVPRAHPCPQCSEAFPTAATLEAHKRGHAGPRPFSCAQCGKAFPKAYLLKKHQEVHVHERRFRCGECGKLYKTIAHVRGHRRVHSDERPYPCPECGKRYKTKNAQQVHFRTHLEEKPHVCQFCSRGFREKGSLVRHVRHHTGEKPFKCYRCGRGFAEHGTLNRHLRTKGGCLLEVEELLVSEEGPSAAAAVLAEDPHTVLVEFSSVVADTQEYIIEATADDAETSEATEVIEGTQTEVDSRIMEVVQRIVHQAGTAHQIIVQNVTVDQEAALGPEAAAADTITIATPESLTEQVAMTLASAISEGTVLTARPGASGTEQATVTMVSSDDIEILEHAGELVIASQEGPLEVQTVVV